The Micropterus dolomieu isolate WLL.071019.BEF.003 ecotype Adirondacks linkage group LG14, ASM2129224v1, whole genome shotgun sequence DNA segment TCTGTGCTGTATGTCAATGTAAATTGTATATCTGTTAAAAAATTAGTTGCAATCCTAATGATTACAGTTAACATCCTTTTCAAACAACTATACGTCTCTTCACACTCATTTTTCAATACCTACACCATATGTGAAGAGTATGAAGTATGAAGCATGAAGTAAGACACAAAGACATCATTTGATATGATGTTTTGATTCAAGCATGGATCTCTGAGCACATCTTTcacaaaaatgtcaatattcTGCATAATCATCAGTTACGTCATCTGTAAAATTATAAACCAAGATATTTGACCTGACTTATGACTTTAAGAACATCTCTGCTCAAGTAGAACTGTTGAAATAGtaattttctgttctctccACATGTACTAAGCACACTGCTCTTTAACATTAAATGCGATGTCAAAGCCAGCATCATATTGGAGGCATACAGTATACTACTTATCAACTGCTGAAgaactctgcagctctgcagggACATAATTTAGCCAAATCATCTGCATAGATGTTTGTCTAGATAGATTTACTGTAACTGCTGCTGTAACTGTGTCACAATGCCCCACAATCTTCTTTGTCTGCTCAGTGCCCCCAAACCACTGCATGCGGATCAGCCAGAGTCCCCGGTTCTATGGTTTGATGCCCGGCCACACTGTAACCATTTCCTGTTTTCCCAAGCCACCAGCCCCGATAGTCAGTGTGGATTGGTACAAGGCCACTACGTATGACGCGATTCCTCAACTGATacaggaaaaagaaagatatgaaatTACTAAGATTAATACGACCAGCAGCTTTCTCCGCATCTTTAATGTGAAGACAGAGGACAGCGGAGTGTACTTCTGCAAGATAAATGAAGAGTGGGGACCTGGGACAGAACTTCAAGTTGTCAGTAAGTGGCTGGGAAAACATAAATGTTTTGAGAGATGTTCAGAGACACATGATGCATTGTTAGTTTGTGTggtcattttaatgttgtttgttgACCAGTTGTCTTTTTGATAACACACCGCTAACAGACATATTTACAGGACGCTTAAACCGCAAAAAGGCACTGCACAGGACCAAGATGAAGGACGGTCTCATCATCCTCCAGGGCCTGCTGTTGGCTGTTTGTATTGCTGCTTTACTGCTACGCAAACGAAAACTGGTGAGGAGCAAGATGAACAAGGACTTGAAATTAGATGGAATAGAACTGAGGACATGCATAACAATATTCATGTTCAATATCAAGATACACTAAAAATCAAGGTAGTAGACAAACTTCTTTTTATCAGCTTATCTTTTCAAGGAACTTTTAATAATAGAATAGGCCAAAGATTTACTAGACATGTTGGCAACAGCCACAGCCAATTCCTGCATTTGCCTGGTGGTTTGTGTGCATGCTTTTAAGCAGTAGAGCAATGAATGATTATGTTCATTTATCTGTTGATAATATCTATTTCTACTTTATCAATTGATCGTTAAAAAGTTCCCAGAAGCCAAGGTAAAGTCTTCATTGCTTGTCTTGCCTGACCAACAGTGCAAAACCtaatttacagttttataaaACAGGGAAACACTGCACTGCAGACTGCACTGGACAACATTCCCAATAAATATCTGGTGGATTGATATATAGATGGATAGAGTAACTTAGGCTACTAATTGCAGTGTTGCAGCAGCcaatatattcaatataaaaacataaacatgagaATAGAAACTGAACTAAAACCAGGACAATGTGAAATACTGCTGGTAGCTACATCTTAAAACACATGTAGCTATGCTCACAGTGTGCTATCTCCTGCTGTGGTTAAATTAGCTTAATCATATCACCAGTAACTGTATGTTACTTGTCAAGCTATCAACATAACAAACTACTACTAACTACATGTTAAGTCCAAGGATACCAACCATTTTACTCACCAGACACATCTTACCAAGAAAGGTAACAGGCTACTGCTCTGTCTCTGCAAACACTAGGTTAGCGAACACATCACAGCTAGCCAAAAGGGTATTGATGATACAAAGAATGAATGCCAGTAGCCATTGCCGGCATGAGCCTTATCTTGCATTACTTGTACAATTGCAGCAGTTGCTTTGGATAAgaacatcagctaaatgagtataTTAATGTTAACGCTCCAGTGCAGCTTCCAGAGTGCTCCAATAGTCTTGAACTGTAGTACCATGAGGCGGTTTCCCATCCTTCCTTTTCATTTGAAGGCGTTGATCCATTTCCTGAGACAATTATTATGTTTGGTGAAAGGGTGTGCCACTGTAACAGGTGTTGTTACAACCTAAAATTAAACCCATTTTAGCCATTTATCAATACAGTTTGAAGCAGCACAGCTAAGCTAGCTAGTCTTGATCAGTGTTCCATGAGCTAAAGTTACCTGAGGTTGCCATTTACAACTATTACTTCCAACAGAGTCACGTATAGTCTGTATATTTTAGGCTTTACAGTTGTTAATTTTTGGTGTATTAGGTACAATGCATTCATTtcgttttctgtcttttttttaacagttcGAAAAGAAGGACAGCATATATGAGGAGCCTGAAACTGATCACATCTATGAGGTTTGTTGGGAATGCCTAAATTTTGCTGTAATATTCATCAAAGTGAAAGGTATTTCTTTTTGCCATGAGTGATCATTTACATTAAATGTCACAGTGAACACACATCACAGCTGTGTGCTTTACATAACAATATGCAAGAAAAAGACAACAGGACACAGCCTCCTTGCACCACTGAGCTCAAAACCACAATTTTATCTTGTTCTGTCAATGCAACAACATGGCCTATAAAGTAGGATATGTGGAAGTACCTTTAGTTTGCTTTTTTTGTAAGAATTGTGACACAATAACATTGGAAAGTAGAAATTTTGGGTTGAAAATGGGATTTTACTGCTTTCGTGTTCTTGTAAAGATAGAAAAATAATTTCTATATAGCATTTTCATACAAAAATTGTCCGTCAGAGTGCTTTACATTAACGTACAAGAAAAGAGTTAGCATAAGGAAGAAGACAACCTAAATACATGGATCTATACAGTCAAAAAAGGgggaaagacaagaaaaaactatgttttgttattgctagtatttataataaaaaaaaaagtaaaagcttctaggtaaaagtaagtaaaaagacagaaaatttTAATTCCTTTCAGAGTTTGGTTCCAAAACTGCAGAAGGTTGCTTTAATGTAGCTGTTCGGCTAACTTGCAGCGTCAGTCAATACAagctgtaatttattttcacttttccagGAGACCTGACTGAGACTTTACCATTGTCAAACCTTCTTGTAAGAAAAGCATGAACAAGCTTCTCTGTTAGAAAGTGCAATACCAGAATGTTATTTTTCCATAATGTCTCTGGAAAGTTAGAGCCAAATAATGGTGTATCTTAAACTCTGAGATGCCTCTTTTTCAAGCCAATAACAATCAGGAGCAGCATAGATATAAACACTAATAATATGAAAGATATTTAAATGTCAACTTCTCTACTGTGACATTTAGCAGGTGCATGTCTTTATCTTTGAGACACATCTGAATCATTCACAATGCAAATTAAAGCTGTATAGATTTGCCCACTTGGACTTTACCCATATAAATGTCAACGGACTTAAAGTGACAAATGTTCATCTCTCAGGGCTTGGCGATTGAGACATGTGGAGGAGGTCTGTATGAGGAACTGTCTGTTTACGCCCAGGCGGATGGAGCTGAGGCCCCATGGGAGTGAGACTGAACGACTTTTCATCTCATCACCTCTACAATCCCACAATAACTTACTACTAACAGGTTGTTGGTTATTAAAGTCAAAATCGTACGTTAGCGAGAGTCCTTAGTGGACCTGCTCAGGTGTGGAgatttgtcattttcttctgtatgtttgtttgtaaatgtgcaACATCATACTTATTCTAAAATGTGTGCTTTATGTAAATATGCGCTGTTGATTTTATGCTATTTAGTAACACTTGATTGATTTAATCATATGTGATTTGAAGTCCACTGAAATGTAAAGGAACCATTCTACAAGTGGGactccacagctgacatttttggTGCTTCAAGACGCTTTTTAAAGTAAGAAGTGTTGTGTAGGATTTTTGACTTCTTTAATTATTTAAGAACATGCTTATCGCAAATATTTGTGAGAGAAAATGTTACAGAAATCTTGTGTGCATCAGATCCTAAGCGATGCCCCACTTGTTCCTGTTGTGTGATTATATTAAAAATCTGTGTGCCTTTTGTTCTTGTAataggaataaaaacaacaaaaacattcccatgtgctgaaaaaaataattatttttattggcGTTTACAGGtataaaaatatacttaaacAAGTTGATCAACAAACAATAATTTATAAATAGGTTATGTGGAATATCAACCAATCCActaataaatacacacaaaagcgcgataaataaataaatgcattaataaatagataaataaacttaattaaagcaaataaattaTCACATTCTTCATCTGAAGAaacttaatttataaaaaagTTGAGTAGAAaaccaacaaataaataaacaagcagcttgaaaaataaatgaatgcattAACAAATCGATAAATAGACTTCatgtaagtaaataaatgaacatattaTTAATCTGAAGATAATAATTTAGTTGGTGGTGAGTAGAGATGAAACCAGCAGGTCGGCTCTCGTCAGATGGTCTCTAATTTCCTTCCTGACCAGCTCCCAGGCTTCAGCACTGTGGCCCTACAGACAGAAGAATATATCATATCATTATAGATAGANNNNNNNNNNNNNNNNNNNNNNNNNNNNNNNNNNNNNNNNNNNNNNNNNNNNNNNNNNNNNNNNNNNNNNNNNNNNNNNNNNNNNNNNNNNNNNNNNNNNAAGCAACTTACCATCCTGTCTAGTAGCTCCAAAGACTTTTCACTGTGCTGACTGAATTTGTGATCCATCCATCTGCAGCTGAGGGAGGAGGCTGCACTGTACAGACTGAGAAGCAGGCAAACAGAGAAAATCCTGTTGAGCATTTTTAGAAGGTAGAATTCGCCTTTGGAAGGAGCAAATACTGATTTctcttgtgtgttgtgttgcagcAGACCTGCAGCACCTCATTTATAGGAGGCAGCTATTTCACTTTCCATACACCTGAGGTAACACGGGATTCCACGGTATTCACTACTGTTCTAATGAGAAAACAAATCTCCTACGATAAAAGCTTAAACAAACCACCGCAAAGCTAGAATATCATGCCCGGGATCTACATATTAAGAGAGGCTTCTATTGTAATAGCCtatggaaaaacacattatacaATACTTTTCaaatacaaagacaaacacacctcGTTATTCATAATACTGGAATAGTTTACTTTCGATCCTATCGGAGGTAGcctatattattattacctcATAGGCCTAGCCTATATTAAAATTATTGAAATTTTTCAGGCCAAAGAGAAAATTGTAGACACATTGAATTGTCCTTGAATGAAATCTCGCTTACTGAGAATAATTTAGGCtattttaagatttatttaGGCCTACctattacattttgtttgtctaGAAGATTGTTTCAAATTTTACAGATTTCTGATTGTGTCATCTGATTTTAATgccggtgttatgccgagttttgcatgcacctccaaaaaCTGCTTCAAAACGCTATAGcctaatatcctttgtggggtacatcaatggtgataaattaatcgaagtatatattttatgaacgtttagagtccttaataatttattacactCTGTAGAAGAAGCATTCCTTATGATTCAGCAAAcatatgtggtgataaccgcgtttgatcaatgagcacaacATATTGTCTGAAAAGACcgtaagaggtggatgcataattcggcagaacagatgttgtaggctacctgccgagatttgcatccacctcgtTTCTCAGCAGCGTTGCTACCCTCGAGGTGCATgtaattctcggcaggcatgcagaattccGCACAACACCGGACCATCATTTCGTCTCTTTAGAATTGCATCATAAGTTCTGTGTGGATTCATAATAATCATTAATGAATTGCACTGTGTCCAGTAGGTGCCATAaaaaggagaagcagagagaaaatgaaagcgCCTCCGTGACTGCGGCCTGCGGTGCGACGCGCGTCCATATGAATGAATGGTGCGTGACATTTCACGTTGTTTTCAGTAGAACATCTCTGCTTAACCGTGAGAACCAGAAAACCTGTGGAGAAGGGGATTCTTCTTCACCTATTAACTTCCATATTACAGCACATTTTCAGCCTGATaccaataaaatgaaaatgacataGAATTAAATCTGGACCTGTAACTCTAACTCatgagatggaggaagaggcCTGTAGGTAAACACTTAGATAGGCCTTTTTTTGATCCACAGAGGGGATAGCATCTATTCAGGCCAGATACTCCAGATTTCCTTTCAGTCCCATGGGTCGGTTTTGTGATGTTAATGTTTCAGAAACCATTATAGCAGATGGCATTAAACTATTTTAATTCCTGGAGCCCATTTATTTCTTTACTCCATAAACTGGCCGTTTAAAAGGTCTGCACAGTTGCtgcattattaatttaaaacctTTGAGGTATTTATAAATAGTCGTCTTCTCTATCCTCTGTATGTATTCTGTTTTACTGCAATCCTACTGATAAATTTCATTTTATCACCCCTGGATAATCGTCACCAACATGCAGCATTGCCATTTGGCCTCTGAAAGCTTTGCGGATAATAGATTTATCTATATCTGTTAAATCTTAGAGTTTCTTGGTCTGTTATATGGGGATGTTCTATACAGATAATCTGCCACCATGAAATTCCTTGTATGCTTTACTGTTCATCACTGTGTGATGATGCACATTTATGAAATATTGTGTCTTTTATCAAAAAGTTGGCTGGTCATGTAAAAATGTAACACTAGGAGAAATCTTTAGAACTCCTGGTTTGTCTGTATATAACTGTATTTTTTGAAATGCCACCAATTCTTCTGTTTtagcttttaacttttaaaacaggacattttttaaaattactcTTACACAACTAATATTAGTATTTAGATATAAAAAGATTTTCAAAGATTTTTTAAAcatctttcagttcagttcaaggACAGAATTAAgtacagataaacagaaagtaaaaataataacaataattataagTAGGCTaagtaaaactaaaataaagacagaattaCAAGGCAAGAGAGATATATTGGTGTGATTAGTGGCAGAAAAGTGGTATAGTTTACATAAACATCAAACCAGACTTATATATATGATTAAGCAATGATACTCAGTGTTTGTATTAAtatacaaatgtataatgcattaaaactgtataaaatacaaacataataTAGTACAATATAATGTGCTGTCAGTTCAACCTTTATTGTCCTACCAGGGAAAATCTGATTTGCAACagggttaaaacaaacatacaactATGAGATACAGTATAGGGTGACATGTAGTAGCACATGGTTTGATGCAGCAATATAgtagtatatatataatagaataatatatataatagaatataacaGTAGGCtaattgtactttacttgagtattttgaTTTCATGCTACTTTATAGTTCGACATCACTACAATTCAGAGGCAatatgtactttttacttcaccacattaatttgataactttagtgacttgttactttacattttgtaaCAGGTTtagggttgagcaggttggaggacccaaacgcaggacacaaagcaggttcagttcagaaaggtttatttaaacacaaagtGAGCACACTTAGAGTGCCTGAGTCCATGATCCAAATTAAGGTGATCTACTGAAAAATCCAAAGAAAGAAGGGAAACTGGATGACACAACGAGACAGAGCAAGGCAGGCTACATACTACAACTCACTGCAATGACCAGACCAGGACTGATGGGAAACTagcaagcacatacacacacaggtactaacgagcagggcgggagcaacacaggtgacagacatgagactaatgagacacaggcaggcagagagaaagcagTGGAAAACACTGAGACACTAACAGGaagcaaaacacaagacaagactctaactggaactcaaaacCCTGAACAGACCAAACTGACCAAGTAACTGAGAAATACAGTCAACTCCACAAGACAGAACAGATTACCACCGAGTGATCATaaccaaatgaataaatgaaactggCAGGGAACATAAACTGACAACAGACAGAAACCAATCATGACAGTAGGTAAACTAATGACAATAACCAGGTAGAAATAGAATCAAACAAGAACTAAGGCAGGCACCGATAATATCAAAATAAGACAGAACGgatcagaataatataaataaactaatccAGAACAGACAGATCATAAATAATACACATAAACTACAGCCAATGGGGAAAACAAACGAGGATTACACAAAATACAGAGCAGAAATAGCCAAAATaaagcagacacagaacagggggtaaatacaaagacattaaCTAAGACACAGAGCTAAAATGCAAGAATAAACCAAGATCCGAGACAGAACAGTTACTAAGTGAGCTAAACGTGCAAatgaacaaagaaaacaacaaggttaaacagaggaaacacaagacaaggaacaaaaccccaaaacagaaATCACGGGCTGAACTATAATAGAGCAGACAAGGTAGACAagataacaaaacaacacaaaaagacacagacaggatcagACCAACAAGCAAAAACACCCAGAGTAAactggacacaggacaacagacaggactgaacccaaaacacagactaaataacagataccgaACTGACcaacaaacaaactcacagagACCCAAACTAAACAGGGCCGATCAGACAGGCGGTGTGACACATTTACATGTTCAGATTagcaatataatataatcagtATATAAACACTTATGATGTAATATTGTAGATTAAGATTTATTGATCCCCGGGTGGAAATTCACAATCTACCCAACAGTTAAGTAATTTAAATTAGCTCCACTTCCATCAGCTGCATTATTAAAGTGATGTACACATTAATACCTCAATAATCATAATCcaatataacaacaacaacaacaacaacaacaacaacaacaacaacaacaataataataataataacaataataataatattgttattattattattattattattattattattatggaatCCGTGCATGGTACAGTTGTCTCTCTTGTTCATCTTTAAGCTAGACTGATTGAATTAAGTTTTCAAACTGCATATTACTGTAAAATGATGTTGTCTCCAGCTGGTAGCATTACTACAGACTCCCTTCCATGTTTTATTTGGAGAATATCAACCTGCATCTAACAAAACATTTAGAGTCCCACAGGTTAGACTGCACAGTTAACAGACATGTTTCTTCCCTCAGTCCGTCAAACTGGTCAAAATCAGAGTTTCAGTTCTCAGTCATGAAACTGATgagcttttttcttttaagcTCTGTGCAGTTACAGCAATGAAACTGACAAATGTGGAGGCAGTGACTGAGTAGAGGATAAGAGGGAAGCAGAAAGTCATTGTGGacaacccctctcatcctctctatgctgagctgaggcagctcaggAGCTCCTTCAAccacagactcatccagccCCAAGCCTCAAAGAGCTTTGGAGGCTCATTTGCGCTATCAGCCATCAGActccacaacaccacagcaccaAACTGACAGACTATTCCTGATTAAATTTCAGACATTTATCTGGTTGTAAATGATTATTATTGATTGTATAGTGTAAATAGcgtgttacagtttttctcagtcgctttggtgcatttctcacaTCACTATTAACATTTGCACAACACTTAGTTCAACCTCCAAAACATTTAGTCATTTGTGCACATCATAGTAGCAGCTTCTCATTTCTTccaacaaattgcaaatgctttttTACATGCATCAATTGCTTTCATACAACTCTCTGCTGttttataacattattatttcCTTATGTCATATCAGTCAAAATTAACTATACTTGTGAATGCTGAATAGTCATTCCATGTAAAACTAATAGTCCTCATTTCATTGCTTGAGTCATTACAtacaaaaatgttgaactagtTTTCAAAATCTGTCAAgcaaattttacacattttttaaaatcttcttTTTCCTGAAAATGTCTCCTAAATTGAGCAATTTCTCTCAGGTGAAACTCGGCTTTCACTGATGAGAAGGGGTGTGTGAAGCATTAGTTGCAACCAATGATAAGCCACTTCTCTACAGTCACTCAGAGCTGAATCCCATAAACCCCCACTTTACAAGCATATATGAACCAAGCAGGACATAGTGTGTACCATTTCTACAATATTGTGACATAGAAGGTCAGCCCCGTGGAAGAGGGGTGAGGGTACGGGGAGGAAGGGGAAGGGGACAAAACaggggaagaggaagaagaggccaAGCACATAGGCGGATTCCTGATGAAATCTGGGCTACAATTGTGGATCATGTTGTCAATCACGGCCTCACAATGGCTGAGGCTGGTCGAAGGGTGTAGCCAAATGTTGGGAGAACCACTGgaaattaaattattcaaaCATTTGTGTAACAAACAGGTGTGTATAAATGGACAGTAATTCAGCACTAAACAATCTGCACTGCACTACTGTCATTGTCATACATGAAGCTTGCAGTGGGACAAGAACAAGAACAGCTCCCTCTTCTGTAATAAAGCATGTACTGGAGCTGGAGGCCAGGGAACCGCTGCATACATTCATATACCTTGATGAGGCGGGTTTCATCTGGCAAAAGGTAGAAGACGAGGAAGGAATCGCATTGGACAGAGAGCAACCATTGATGTCCCAGGACAACGACGAGGGAATATTACTATGTGTGCAGCCAACTCAGAAAACGGCGTCCTCACCCATATCCCCCCGTCTTGGTCCATACAACACACAACATCTGCTGACTTTTTTAGACACTCTTTACAGGGACATAATCCCTGAGAATGAGAGGGGTCTAACTAGAGACCATCTGATCAAGCATGTTGTTGTTTGGGATAATGTGCGTTTTCACCACTCAGATGTCGTCAGACAGTTTGCAGCACATGATAGGATGCTGGTGGAATATCTCCCTCCCTACTCACCATTCCTAAATCCAATAGAGGAGTTTTTCTCTTCCTGGAGGTGGAAGGTATACGGCCGGCATACACATACCCAAGTGGACCTGCTAGCGGCCATGGCTGCAGCATgtgatgacatcacagcagaGTCCTGCAGAGGGTGGATTCGCCCCTCGACGAGACACTTTCCTCGCTGCATTGCAAGAGATGATATTCGCTGTGATGTAGATGAAACTATGTGGCCAGACAGAGAGGAACGTCTGGATGTGCATGAATGATTTACAGTACTATGTATGTTGTATGTTCAGTTCCAATATGTACTGCAATATTGTTTACAGTTGTGCACAGCTCTACCCAAAGGGAGTTTATGTTTGTTGTGAGTAAGggtgtattttttcttttgcacaaTGTTGTGAACAAATTAGAATTGCAAAGAGGATATGCAGTAAAAATGTGAAACACATATTCAGTGTCTTGTACTCAGTTGCCTCACTAAATACTTTACTGTAGTTTTCAAATGGCTGTGCAAATAGTATACAGTGCTGTCTTGAGCATTTTCAGATAGTGTCATCAAGACTTTTTTGCATTGGAAAACATTTACAGAGTAAACTGTCATAATGGAAACATGACAAAGCCATTTGACTATCTAGTTCATAAACAATGGTGTCAGGACTTTTCTTCTTGATGACACTGACACTGAATACTTGCTTTCGATTAATGAGCTATCCATTTTGAGCAAGTGACAAGCTTTGCAGGTTATCAACtaggtttttcagtttgtaCTAATTGTTTTGAGAACTGTATTAACTGTTGTGCAAATGCAAATAGTTATGTGAGAAATGCtccaaagcaactgagaaaaactggaATAAAGTTATATCTTATCTCTTATCTTATGTGTAAGTACTGGACATGATCATCACGCAAGTTTTACTAGAAATCTGAACAAGGCCCCACATGTTCCTGCATGTTGTTTGATTTAACTCATTAAAAGGAAAGTCTGCATCCCTTTTGTTTATGTGAcaggaataaaaacaatgagAACATTTCTATTTGCTGGAACAAGTATGATTTTTATTAGGTCTacataataaatatttgaattttgGATTTTGCtgaatgcaaattaaaaaaataaagatgttcatcaacatcaataaatacattatCATCTGAATTATACAAACAATCCAATAATtagaaaaatacatatttgaataaatagataaataaataaacagacttCATGTAAGCAAATAACTTCACACATTCTTAATCTGAAAACAATATAAAGAAGTTCTGTAGAATATCAACCAATCAAATAATAATCtgcttcataaataaataaatgaattaataaataaataagctttgtgtaagaaaataaatgaacacattaATCTGACAGATTTTAGTTGGTGTTGAGTAGAGATGA contains these protein-coding regions:
- the cd79b gene encoding uncharacterized protein cd79b isoform X1; amino-acid sequence: MPWLLAGFCGLALIYISVPPNHCMRISQSPRFYGLMPGHTVTISCFPKPPAPIVSVDWYKATTYDAIPQLIQEKERYEITKINTTSSFLRIFNVKTEDSGVYFCKINEEWGPGTELQVVNIFTGRLNRKKALHRTKMKDGLIILQGLLLAVCIAALLLRKRKLFEKKDSIYEEPETDHIYEGLAIETCGGGLYEELSVYAQADGAEAPWE
- the cd79b gene encoding B-cell antigen receptor complex-associated protein beta chain isoform X2; this encodes MPWLLAGFCGLALIYISVPPNHCMRISQSPRFYGLMPGHTVTISCFPKPPAPIVSVDWYKATTYDAIPQLIQEKERYEITKINTTSSFLRIFNVKTEDSGVYFCKINEEWGPGTELQVVRRLNRKKALHRTKMKDGLIILQGLLLAVCIAALLLRKRKLFEKKDSIYEEPETDHIYEGLAIETCGGGLYEELSVYAQADGAEAPWE